From the Rhodopirellula halodulae genome, one window contains:
- a CDS encoding AI-2E family transporter: MIESIQQPSERKLLDGKRLRLDRLPPEPSPRGSDPWLIVIAICMVCGLLYLGASLFVPLTIALLAYLSLRPAVAKLCHFGVPKTLASMSVILVAFLSVALIATVLYSPVQSWMQRAPETLQRFRGNFDSLTQRLDELDEAEESVRETGREIGVEQKVEIEVDQPELIDSSYLINTTGNVLAFILAVAVLTFFMLASGDDLLNRILNVLPDESRRREVVKTIGDIQDNVGRYLAQISLINFGLAVAVTLVMWGVGMPTPILWGVLAGLFNFIPYVGPLGATGLVFLAAGSAFDSTSRAVLTAIAFWLVTAVEGQFVTPAVVGHTLKVGPIIVLVAVAFWGVMWGLPGVLLAVPMLIMMRQIFAAFESTFPLAVVLGESACDPSHSDCEPVKEDQPIAEMAQANG, translated from the coding sequence CTATTGGACGGGAAACGGTTGCGTCTGGACCGTCTGCCGCCGGAACCGTCACCGCGCGGAAGTGATCCATGGTTGATTGTGATCGCGATTTGCATGGTTTGCGGACTGTTGTATCTCGGCGCGTCGTTGTTTGTTCCTTTGACGATCGCCTTGCTCGCTTACCTGTCACTGCGTCCCGCGGTGGCAAAGCTTTGTCATTTTGGGGTGCCGAAAACGTTGGCGAGCATGTCCGTGATCTTGGTCGCGTTTTTGTCCGTTGCTTTGATCGCGACCGTGTTGTATTCGCCCGTTCAGTCTTGGATGCAGCGAGCCCCCGAAACGCTGCAACGGTTTCGTGGGAACTTTGATTCGTTGACTCAGAGACTGGACGAATTGGACGAGGCCGAAGAGTCCGTTCGAGAAACCGGCCGAGAAATCGGTGTGGAGCAGAAAGTAGAAATCGAAGTCGATCAACCGGAGTTGATTGATTCGTCGTATTTGATCAACACGACCGGGAATGTTCTCGCCTTCATCTTGGCGGTGGCGGTGCTGACGTTCTTTATGTTGGCCAGCGGGGACGACCTGCTCAATCGCATTTTGAATGTGTTGCCTGATGAGTCGCGACGCCGCGAGGTGGTGAAAACGATTGGCGATATCCAGGACAACGTCGGTCGCTATCTAGCTCAAATCAGTCTGATCAATTTCGGATTGGCGGTCGCGGTGACGCTTGTGATGTGGGGTGTCGGGATGCCGACTCCGATCCTGTGGGGCGTCTTGGCGGGACTCTTCAACTTCATCCCGTATGTTGGGCCACTGGGGGCCACCGGATTGGTTTTCCTGGCGGCGGGCAGTGCGTTTGATTCGACAAGCCGAGCCGTTTTGACCGCGATTGCGTTTTGGTTGGTGACCGCGGTCGAAGGGCAGTTTGTCACACCGGCGGTGGTCGGCCACACGTTGAAGGTCGGCCCCATCATCGTCTTGGTTGCCGTCGCATTTTGGGGAGTGATGTGGGGACTGCCCGGTGTTCTGCTGGCGGTTCCAATGTTGATCATGATGCGTCAGATCTTTGCCGCGTTTGAATCGACTTTCCCACTCGCGGTGGTGTTGGGCGAATCGGCGTGCGATCCATCTCATTCAGATTGCGAACCAGTCAAAGAAGATCAGCCCATCGCCGAGATGGCGCAGGCCAACGGCTGA
- a CDS encoding DUF2314 domain-containing protein, protein MSAEASPVFQVPGNDSEMEAAGAKARKTFRYFWREMSWERRRIIPGLSLAAIKATFRDPPEMQSTDPDALEAEHMWLVDVDFDGRRLQGTLINSPQSLQSIDEGDRVTVAGKQLCDWMYVIGDNVYGGFTVDLMRSRMGKSERKQHDQAWGFDFGEVGIVNLVPPDYIGDEPPAKKGLFSRFSHPEVSPQDYDKVAATEHPMSVNIRESLEETLSENPDMVHELDDNGYTFLHQLSLAGSLDGVDVCLKHGADPNRKASNGMTPYALAKCLGWKRVMARLQNAMTD, encoded by the coding sequence ATGTCAGCCGAAGCATCCCCAGTGTTCCAAGTGCCCGGTAACGATTCCGAAATGGAAGCCGCCGGAGCCAAAGCCCGCAAAACGTTTCGCTACTTCTGGCGAGAGATGTCGTGGGAGCGGCGGCGAATTATTCCGGGTTTGTCGCTGGCGGCGATCAAGGCGACGTTTCGTGATCCGCCTGAAATGCAATCGACGGATCCCGATGCTTTGGAAGCGGAGCACATGTGGTTGGTGGATGTCGATTTCGATGGTCGGCGTTTGCAGGGGACGCTGATCAATTCGCCTCAGTCGTTGCAATCCATCGACGAGGGCGATCGTGTGACCGTCGCTGGCAAGCAGCTTTGCGATTGGATGTATGTGATCGGTGACAATGTTTATGGTGGTTTCACCGTGGACCTGATGCGGTCACGGATGGGCAAGTCGGAACGCAAGCAACACGACCAGGCATGGGGATTTGACTTCGGCGAGGTCGGCATCGTGAATTTGGTGCCTCCGGACTACATCGGCGATGAACCGCCCGCGAAAAAGGGGCTGTTTTCACGATTCAGTCATCCGGAAGTGTCGCCGCAGGATTACGACAAGGTGGCGGCAACGGAGCATCCGATGTCGGTCAACATACGTGAGTCACTGGAGGAAACCCTGTCGGAAAATCCAGACATGGTCCACGAGTTGGATGACAACGGATACACGTTCTTGCATCAGTTGTCTTTGGCGGGATCGTTGGATGGCGTCGATGTCTGTTTGAAACACGGAGCGGATCCCAATCGAAAGGCGTCCAACGGGATGACGCCCTACGCGTTGGCAAAATGTCTGGGATGGAAACGCGTGATGGCTCGACTGCAAAATGCGATGACCGATTGA
- a CDS encoding DUF1206 domain-containing protein yields the protein MSTTSASRFSWHGFQEARLPKVPSWVETLGRAGHIAKGVVYFIVGFLAFRVTIGAGGEVGGARNAIQEIGQQPYGKAMLGLVAIGLLGYTAWRWVQAAKDTEGAGTDTKGLVKRTGYAISGLTYLLLGGYAGSLALGLGGSSSGGNSQASFLLDSTAGRVVLGIAGAITIGVGIYFMIKGYQAKFMSKYHLAEMSNTFRQAALHAGRIGLITRGIAFAIIGYFLAQSAWQGTGGGEIAGMGDALSAIASQTYGRILLGVVGFGLMAYAVHMALLGCYRRFNVAS from the coding sequence ATGTCCACGACCTCCGCGTCACGATTCTCTTGGCATGGTTTTCAAGAAGCTCGTTTGCCCAAGGTGCCTTCCTGGGTAGAAACGCTGGGAAGAGCGGGGCACATCGCCAAAGGCGTGGTTTATTTCATCGTCGGCTTTCTCGCCTTTCGTGTGACGATTGGTGCGGGAGGCGAGGTTGGTGGAGCCCGCAATGCAATCCAAGAAATTGGACAGCAGCCCTACGGAAAAGCCATGTTGGGTCTGGTTGCCATCGGATTGTTGGGCTACACGGCTTGGCGTTGGGTGCAGGCCGCCAAAGACACCGAGGGCGCGGGGACAGACACGAAAGGTTTGGTGAAACGGACTGGATACGCGATCAGTGGATTGACGTATCTGTTGCTTGGCGGCTACGCGGGTTCGCTCGCGTTGGGACTTGGCGGTTCATCATCGGGTGGTAATTCGCAAGCGTCTTTCTTGTTGGACAGTACGGCGGGCCGAGTGGTGTTGGGCATCGCTGGGGCAATCACGATCGGTGTGGGAATTTACTTCATGATCAAAGGCTATCAAGCGAAGTTCATGTCGAAGTATCACCTGGCTGAAATGAGCAACACCTTCCGCCAAGCCGCTTTGCATGCGGGGCGAATTGGGTTGATCACTCGCGGAATTGCGTTCGCCATCATCGGGTACTTTCTGGCTCAATCGGCGTGGCAAGGAACCGGAGGCGGGGAGATCGCAGGAATGGGAGATGCGCTTTCCGCGATCGCCAGCCAGACTTATGGGCGGATTTTGCTGGGCGTGGTCGGGTTTGGATTGATGGCGTACGCGGTGCACATGGCACTTTTAGGCTGCTATCGCCGTTTCAACGTGGCGAGCTGA
- a CDS encoding carbon-nitrogen hydrolase family protein — protein MNHCVRLFAVLLLGLPCYTAAHADSKRTPVRVAMAQIVCIDSDRDGNLRRIENAVQEAASREADLVCFPETALYGWVNPSAHELADTIPGRDSDALAAIAKRHQVMLSVGLAEKDGESLYDSAVLIDSDGTILLKHRKINVLTHLMQPPYQAGTDVETVETRFGRMGVLICADTFDDSVVERMQTQRPDLLVVPYGWAARAEDWPKHGESLKATISRATKRIGCTIVGTNLVGAISGGPWQGMIYGGQSYCVSADGEVLCQGTDRDREISVFDVAVGNAVGDVVDQN, from the coding sequence ATGAATCACTGCGTTCGACTGTTTGCCGTTCTGTTGCTCGGATTGCCTTGCTACACCGCCGCACACGCGGATTCAAAACGCACTCCCGTAAGAGTCGCGATGGCTCAGATCGTTTGTATCGACAGCGATCGCGATGGGAACTTGCGTCGAATTGAAAACGCGGTGCAAGAGGCAGCCTCGCGGGAGGCCGATCTGGTTTGTTTCCCCGAAACCGCGCTGTACGGTTGGGTCAATCCGAGCGCCCATGAGTTGGCGGATACGATTCCTGGACGCGACTCCGACGCGCTGGCCGCGATTGCGAAACGTCACCAGGTGATGTTGTCCGTCGGGTTGGCGGAAAAGGACGGAGAATCGCTCTATGATTCCGCGGTGTTGATCGATTCCGATGGCACCATCCTGTTGAAGCATCGCAAGATCAACGTGCTGACACATTTGATGCAGCCACCCTATCAAGCTGGCACCGACGTCGAGACCGTGGAGACTCGGTTCGGACGAATGGGGGTGTTGATCTGTGCGGATACCTTTGATGATTCGGTCGTCGAGCGAATGCAAACGCAGCGTCCCGATTTGCTCGTCGTGCCCTATGGCTGGGCCGCGCGAGCCGAAGACTGGCCAAAGCACGGGGAGTCGTTGAAGGCAACCATTTCACGAGCGACGAAGCGGATCGGTTGCACCATCGTCGGAACCAATCTGGTCGGAGCCATCAGCGGTGGGCCGTGGCAAGGCATGATTTACGGCGGTCAAAGTTATTGCGTAAGCGCCGACGGTGAAGTCCTATGCCAAGGTACCGACCGCGATCGAGAAATCAGCGTTTTCGATGTCGCGGTCGGGAACGCCGTCGGTGATGTGGTCGATCAAAACTA